The Glaciimonas sp. PCH181 nucleotide sequence ACAGCGACTTCAGCTTCCCAGTCAATCTGATGCTCACCGGACGGCAACACGATATCGTCATATGCGCCAATTAGTGCGCTGGGAGCTTTCAGAAAAAAATACGGTTTTGCGGTACTTTTATCACCGGCAAAAATTTTGGTCTTGTCCACGTTTCCAGCTGCCTGAGTATAGTTACTCATTTCGGCTACATGCTCTCGGTAGTTTGCTGCCGAATTCAGCATTTTTGAGGGCTTTTCGATAGGCGGTCGTACGCGCAGTGAAGACAGATCGTAGACCGACTCCTTTAGCCGATCTGATGCTATATCTTCACTCCCGATAAATGCTTCCATTGCCTGGAGAACTGCGAAATTATTATCCCAGTCTTGAAGCAAATTGCTGATGCTATCTGCTGCGGACAAGGTTCCCGTCAGGTTGAAGCTGGAGTCTCTGTAATGGGCATGGACGATGGAAATAGCAACGACCTTCTTTCCCAAGACCATTCCCACGAATGCATCGCTATTCTGATCAGAAAATGTGCCGAGTTTGAACATTTATAACCCTCCGATGCTATTGCTGGATTTTAGTTTT carries:
- a CDS encoding fumarylacetoacetate hydrolase family protein; amino-acid sequence: MFKLGTFSDQNSDAFVGMVLGKKVVAISIVHAHYRDSSFNLTGTLSAADSISNLLQDWDNNFAVLQAMEAFIGSEDIASDRLKESVYDLSSLRVRPPIEKPSKMLNSAANYREHVAEMSNYTQAAGNVDKTKIFAGDKSTAKPYFFLKAPSALIGAYDDIVLPSGEHQIDWEAEVAVAIGRPGKRIKAAQSMLHVAGFMTANDVTCRDLLWRADRPNFRSDWFASKSFDTFAPMGPFFVPREFVPNYSNLHISLKVNGETKQNGNTDDMIFSLEEQIEYVSEMMTLHSGDIFMTGTIGGVGQSTGTFLKAGDIVETEVDGLGMLRNRVVLSVND